From a single Cyclobacterium marinum DSM 745 genomic region:
- a CDS encoding GlcG/HbpS family heme-binding protein — MQKLSFSILILLFTVVSFSANAQQMTEILTLKDAQAIADAAEAKAKANDWNVVIAIVDAGGHLVVLRRMDGTQSGSIDVALEKSETAVKFRRSTKEFEDMVMEGRLNILSLPGVLAMEGGLPIIAGDQVIGAIGVSGAAPPEDGIIAGAGVAAFK, encoded by the coding sequence ATGCAGAAGCTAAGCTTTTCAATTTTGATATTGTTATTCACCGTAGTGAGTTTTTCTGCGAACGCCCAACAGATGACAGAAATCCTTACCCTTAAAGATGCCCAAGCCATTGCAGACGCTGCAGAGGCCAAAGCCAAAGCAAACGATTGGAATGTGGTCATTGCTATTGTAGATGCCGGTGGGCACTTGGTAGTTCTGAGAAGAATGGATGGTACCCAAAGTGGGAGTATTGATGTGGCCCTAGAAAAAAGTGAGACCGCAGTAAAATTTAGACGATCCACGAAAGAATTTGAAGACATGGTCATGGAGGGTCGATTGAATATTCTTAGTCTACCGGGAGTACTGGCCATGGAAGGAGGGCTTCCTATTATTGCCGGAGATCAGGTTATTGGAGCCATTGGCGTAAGTGGAGCTGCCCCACCTGAAGATGGAATCATTGCCGGAGCCGGAGTTGCTGCTTTTAAATAA
- a CDS encoding methionine aminotransferase, protein MMTKAKNLPSKLPYVGTTIFTVMSKLATDEGAYNLSQGFPSFDCSPKLSELVCHYLKNGYNQYAPMSGAPVFRESIAEKTADVYGISYNPETEVTVTSGATEAIFCAVTAVVYPGDEVIVLEPAYDSYVPAIDLNGGVPVFVTLDAPDFKIDWEKVKAKISPKTKAILINTPHNPVGTVFSKEDLDCLAEIIRGKDIYIISDEVYEHIVFDGEVHHSMMTHPELKERSFICNSVGKTYHVTGWKIGYCLAPAALTKEFRRIHQYITFCTVSPMQFALADFLKLPEHYEALSDFYQRKRDRFNEALKASRFTFKPSKGSFFQIVSYEKITDEYDYDLAIRLTKEIKVASVPVSVFYKDKKDDKLLRFCFAKDDDILDKAAELLCKL, encoded by the coding sequence ATGATGACAAAAGCAAAAAATCTACCTTCAAAACTTCCCTATGTAGGCACAACCATTTTTACGGTCATGTCTAAACTTGCGACAGATGAAGGCGCCTATAATTTATCCCAAGGCTTTCCAAGCTTTGATTGTTCTCCAAAACTAAGTGAATTGGTTTGTCACTATCTAAAAAATGGATACAACCAATATGCCCCCATGTCCGGTGCGCCGGTTTTCAGAGAGAGCATTGCTGAAAAAACCGCCGACGTCTATGGAATATCCTACAATCCTGAAACAGAAGTAACAGTTACCTCGGGCGCCACAGAAGCCATTTTCTGTGCAGTTACTGCGGTAGTATATCCAGGAGATGAAGTGATCGTATTGGAACCGGCCTATGACAGTTATGTACCGGCCATAGACCTCAATGGTGGCGTTCCGGTTTTTGTCACTTTAGATGCGCCCGATTTTAAAATTGATTGGGAAAAAGTAAAAGCCAAAATCAGTCCTAAAACCAAAGCAATTCTAATCAACACCCCACACAATCCTGTGGGGACAGTCTTTAGCAAAGAAGACCTTGATTGCCTGGCGGAAATTATCCGTGGAAAAGACATTTACATCATTAGCGATGAAGTATATGAACATATTGTCTTTGATGGTGAAGTTCATCATTCCATGATGACGCATCCGGAATTAAAGGAAAGGTCTTTTATTTGCAATTCCGTAGGTAAAACCTACCATGTTACCGGCTGGAAAATTGGCTATTGCTTGGCACCTGCCGCACTGACCAAGGAGTTTAGACGTATTCACCAATACATTACTTTCTGCACCGTGTCTCCCATGCAGTTTGCCCTTGCGGATTTCTTGAAATTGCCTGAACATTATGAAGCCTTATCTGATTTCTATCAGCGCAAAAGAGATCGTTTCAATGAAGCCCTAAAGGCCTCTAGGTTTACCTTTAAACCTTCAAAAGGTAGTTTCTTTCAAATCGTCTCCTACGAAAAAATCACGGACGAATACGATTATGATTTAGCAATAAGGCTTACGAAGGAGATCAAGGTCGCATCAGTTCCTGTATCCGTTTTTTATAAGGATAAAAAAGATGATAAATTATTACGGTTTTGTTTTGCAAAGGATGATGACATCCTGGACAAAGCTGCTGAATTGTTATGTAAATTATAA
- a CDS encoding sugar phosphate isomerase/epimerase family protein yields the protein MLELGFVSAILAEKSFEEVIDFAANEKFSCVEIMCWPKGKAERRYAGVTHIDVANLDDKTVAHIKDYQNKKKVYVSGLGFYPNPMDPDEKVADNALSHIMSVIDGAEKLGIPVVNTFIGRNPALNIADNLSLFEERFPKIIKHASTKGIKIGIENCPMFFTDDEWPGGKNLAISPAIWDKMFTIIPDANFGLNYDPSHLVWMQMDPVQPIYDYKERLHHIHLKDVKVYQEKLNRVGILANPLEYHSPKIPGLGDVPWGRFFAALTDVGYRGPCCIEVEDKAYEKSEADVNMAILTARNYLRQYIPFREA from the coding sequence ATGCTTGAATTAGGATTTGTAAGTGCCATCTTGGCTGAAAAAAGTTTTGAAGAAGTCATTGACTTTGCTGCCAATGAAAAATTTTCATGTGTAGAAATCATGTGTTGGCCAAAAGGCAAGGCGGAAAGGCGCTATGCCGGCGTTACACATATTGATGTGGCTAACCTTGATGATAAAACAGTAGCACATATTAAAGACTACCAAAATAAAAAAAAGGTCTATGTATCAGGCCTTGGCTTTTATCCCAATCCAATGGATCCGGATGAAAAAGTTGCAGATAATGCACTTTCGCATATCATGTCGGTGATTGACGGGGCCGAGAAATTGGGAATACCTGTAGTCAATACCTTTATAGGAAGAAATCCTGCATTAAATATTGCAGATAATTTAAGTCTTTTTGAAGAGCGATTCCCTAAAATAATCAAACATGCATCAACAAAAGGCATAAAAATAGGTATTGAGAATTGCCCTATGTTTTTCACGGATGATGAATGGCCTGGAGGGAAAAACTTAGCCATTTCTCCTGCCATCTGGGACAAAATGTTTACGATTATACCTGATGCAAATTTCGGGTTAAATTACGATCCTTCTCATTTGGTTTGGATGCAAATGGATCCTGTACAACCCATATATGATTACAAGGAGAGGCTTCATCACATTCACCTTAAAGATGTAAAGGTTTATCAAGAAAAGTTAAACAGAGTGGGCATCCTTGCCAATCCATTGGAATATCATTCACCCAAGATACCCGGGCTGGGAGATGTGCCCTGGGGGCGATTCTTTGCTGCCCTTACTGATGTTGGGTACAGGGGCCCCTGCTGCATTGAAGTGGAGGACAAAGCCTACGAAAAATCAGAAGCCGATGTAAATATGGCCATATTAACTGCTAGAAATTACCTAAGACAGTACATTCCATTTAGAGAAGCATAG
- a CDS encoding endonuclease/exonuclease/phosphatase family protein, translating into MDLVLNILKIILSIICIFAVIASKLKLSNWWIRVFDFPRIQLLIMATLAITLYVLPFLSFKALNITGFLLVLFSWFYQARKIFPYTLLAKKEVKKDKKASPENEIGILVSNVLTPNRHVEKLINLVKKKKPNLVLTLESDKWWEDQLTVLEKDYKYQVKIPLDNLYGMHLYSNLELENTKVHYLVEDDIPSIHSSVILPSGKAIQIHCIHPEPPSPTESDTSLSRDAELLIVGENVKDPGLPTLVFGDLNDVAWSRTTRLFQKISGLLDPRKGRGFFNTYNAKYFPFRWPLDHIFHTEDFLLREIKRLPSISSDHFPIYIKLKLKPENDQDDKKEALEEDEKDWKEETIEKANPKILTI; encoded by the coding sequence ATGGATCTGGTTTTAAATATTTTAAAAATTATATTAAGTATCATCTGTATTTTTGCTGTCATTGCTTCAAAGCTTAAGCTAAGCAATTGGTGGATACGTGTTTTTGACTTTCCCAGAATACAATTATTGATAATGGCTACTTTGGCCATCACACTGTATGTACTTCCTTTTCTATCCTTTAAGGCATTAAATATTACAGGATTCTTGTTAGTGTTATTTTCGTGGTTTTATCAGGCAAGGAAAATTTTTCCTTATACTCTGTTGGCCAAAAAAGAAGTAAAAAAGGATAAAAAGGCTTCTCCAGAAAATGAAATTGGAATCTTGGTAAGCAATGTGTTGACCCCCAATAGGCATGTAGAAAAGTTGATCAACCTGGTGAAAAAAAAGAAACCCAACCTGGTATTGACTCTTGAGTCGGATAAATGGTGGGAAGATCAATTGACAGTTTTAGAAAAGGATTATAAATATCAAGTTAAGATCCCTTTGGATAATCTGTATGGCATGCATCTATACTCTAATCTTGAACTGGAAAACACCAAGGTGCACTATCTCGTAGAAGATGACATCCCCTCCATTCACTCTAGTGTAATTTTACCATCAGGCAAGGCCATACAAATCCATTGCATTCACCCGGAGCCGCCAAGTCCTACAGAAAGTGATACTTCCCTATCACGTGATGCAGAACTTCTAATTGTAGGGGAAAATGTAAAGGATCCGGGATTGCCAACATTGGTATTTGGTGACCTCAATGATGTGGCGTGGTCGAGGACCACTCGCTTGTTTCAGAAAATCAGTGGACTTTTGGACCCCAGGAAAGGCAGGGGCTTTTTCAATACCTATAACGCCAAATACTTTCCTTTCAGGTGGCCTCTGGATCATATTTTTCATACAGAGGATTTTCTGTTGAGAGAGATTAAACGGCTACCTTCCATATCCTCTGATCATTTTCCTATTTATATCAAACTTAAATTAAAGCCTGAAAACGATCAGGATGATAAAAAAGAGGCTTTGGAAGAGGATGAAAAAGATTGGAAAGAAGAAACCATTGAAAAAGCCAACCCAAAGATTTTGACGATCTAA
- a CDS encoding ATP-dependent DNA helicase, translated as MSFLKSFFRREFEAKGLDMTNEPFIQALEIALYTNKSLFLTGKAGTGKTTFLHTLRKFNTTKSMVVVAPTGVAAINAKGKTIHSFFKIDPRQIFLPGDHRLSPKGSKQNIFDTFKYTKSRLSVIRSLDILVIDEISMVRVEILDILDPILRVFRKKQHLPFGGVQLILIGDPFQLPPVVKDKDWSLLSGKYENRFFFSSFGFRELMPFHIELQKIYRQKDTTFKNLLNRIRESRHTFEDLNFLNQRANDYHFDLLDQGYIILGTHNHNILQINKRKLELIESEDRVYKASIEDDFPPNMAPFEPLDIRLKVGAQVIFMRNNAEKNYYNGMIGKVVEMHDNKILVEANNGTFYEVEREVWENVDYQYNEVERKVDAKVIGRFTQFPLKLAWAITVHKSQGLTFEKCIVDIDRSFEAGQVYVALSRCTDLEGLVLKKPIGMQSVLVSSDSLNFSLQRQEEEQIEEDLRVQRAFASLPYALDAYRKGDFNKAKAIFDEVQSIHDVTSYAKFNQFLQLKPWLDHKNKHR; from the coding sequence ATGTCTTTCTTAAAATCGTTTTTTCGCCGAGAATTTGAAGCCAAAGGCTTGGACATGACCAATGAACCTTTTATTCAGGCACTTGAAATAGCCTTATACACCAACAAATCCCTCTTTTTGACAGGAAAAGCAGGCACCGGTAAAACCACCTTTCTACATACCCTACGGAAGTTCAACACGACCAAAAGTATGGTGGTAGTGGCCCCTACAGGAGTCGCTGCCATCAATGCAAAAGGGAAAACCATCCATAGCTTTTTTAAAATTGACCCTCGACAGATATTTCTCCCGGGTGATCATAGGCTATCTCCCAAAGGTTCCAAGCAAAATATTTTCGACACATTCAAATATACCAAGAGTCGTTTGTCTGTAATTCGCAGCTTGGATATCCTCGTTATTGATGAAATCTCAATGGTTCGTGTGGAGATACTGGACATCTTAGATCCAATTCTACGCGTCTTTAGAAAAAAACAGCATTTGCCTTTTGGAGGTGTGCAGCTTATTTTAATAGGTGACCCCTTTCAGTTGCCTCCTGTGGTAAAAGACAAAGATTGGTCCCTTTTGTCCGGCAAATATGAAAACCGATTTTTCTTTAGTTCCTTTGGTTTTAGAGAACTGATGCCTTTTCACATTGAGCTTCAAAAAATATACCGGCAAAAAGATACCACTTTTAAAAACCTATTAAACAGAATAAGAGAAAGCCGACACACCTTTGAAGACCTCAATTTCCTAAATCAGCGGGCCAATGATTATCATTTTGACCTTTTGGATCAAGGCTATATAATATTGGGAACCCATAACCATAATATCCTTCAGATCAACAAAAGGAAACTTGAGCTTATAGAAAGCGAAGACCGCGTTTACAAAGCCAGTATTGAGGATGACTTCCCTCCAAACATGGCCCCATTTGAACCATTAGACATCAGGCTAAAAGTGGGTGCTCAGGTAATTTTTATGCGCAACAATGCAGAAAAAAATTATTACAACGGGATGATTGGTAAAGTAGTGGAAATGCATGATAACAAGATACTTGTTGAAGCCAACAATGGTACCTTCTATGAAGTGGAAAGAGAAGTTTGGGAAAATGTAGATTACCAATACAATGAAGTGGAACGGAAAGTTGATGCCAAAGTTATTGGAAGGTTTACTCAGTTTCCGTTAAAACTTGCTTGGGCTATAACAGTGCATAAAAGCCAAGGGCTTACCTTTGAAAAATGCATAGTAGATATTGATCGCTCGTTTGAAGCGGGTCAGGTATACGTTGCGCTTAGCCGCTGTACAGATTTGGAGGGCTTGGTTCTCAAAAAGCCTATCGGGATGCAAAGTGTCTTGGTAAGTTCAGATAGCTTGAATTTCAGCCTCCAACGTCAGGAAGAAGAACAAATTGAAGAGGACCTAAGGGTTCAAAGAGCTTTTGCCTCACTGCCATATGCTTTAGATGCCTATCGAAAAGGGGATTTTAACAAAGCTAAGGCCATTTTTGATGAAGTTCAAAGCATTCATGATGTTACTAGCTATGCAAAATTCAATCAATTCTTACAGCTAAAGCCCTGGTTAGACCATAAAAATAAACACAGATAA
- a CDS encoding PA14 domain-containing protein: MEGILRGANQDKNYFNSVVLSIILFLVISGQSYGQLACTNTEPETLTKPWQNGWQNGYPTNVWNAYVYQLVTDYNPNGQDAGHNEPKEFKKTYSGVGGQYKGMLLRDDNNFLPSSGMNFDTYFSDPNPGNGYSSDALFFQTGIDPSTPGGCDTQLHLFGVHMRGRYIPDANGIYRISIGSDDGSYLKIFSDKGNPDASIAQDVNGNDLIHDNWAKDEADTLKFDGVDNFIYEDNIRNYYIEMEDAQEWFMQLNYYEEEGANRFSFNIELYFGPGEIKMGADASGSVTFCGINPDPTIISSLGPAVFEDGEVSEYFWQYATTNDESTVWTTIPGATGKDYDIPAYEDDSWTGARYYRRGATNTIVDDEGVSTDVDVFSNVLEVIMNPIPDLDRTEFGDNEWIGHTYDAPRNFATSNYSGRVFEDAVFNQSFPSGVGCTNQTSNFTVQYRMRLDVAPGTYDFSVNGDDGYRLIIDGTTVIDEWAKVGGKKGTADTYQLEVLEVGVIELILDYYEIGGDQSITFDYVETLLVLPLEWGDFFGQSCGENNCLNWSTLQEKNTSHFIMEKSHNGFSWEVFGETLEAQGNSNQEVFYDYADHSVANDVTFYRIKQVDLDDTFSYSDVIRVENNSNRNKLMPFPNPTTDLLFVDSQEGILSVELTSQDQRVRAQPLLEKISDNRYQIDMRQFPSNHYLVTIHTEKSRKTYKIMKR, from the coding sequence ATGGAGGGGATTTTGAGAGGAGCCAATCAGGACAAAAACTATTTTAACAGCGTAGTTTTATCCATCATATTGTTTTTAGTCATTTCAGGTCAAAGTTATGGTCAATTGGCATGTACAAATACTGAACCTGAGACACTTACGAAGCCTTGGCAAAATGGCTGGCAAAATGGTTATCCAACCAATGTATGGAATGCTTATGTTTACCAATTGGTCACAGACTACAACCCAAATGGACAAGATGCGGGTCATAACGAACCAAAAGAATTCAAAAAAACTTATTCGGGTGTAGGTGGACAGTATAAGGGTATGTTATTAAGGGATGACAACAACTTTCTTCCTAGCTCGGGAATGAATTTCGATACTTATTTCAGTGATCCCAACCCCGGTAATGGCTATTCCTCAGATGCATTGTTTTTCCAAACAGGAATTGACCCTTCCACTCCCGGTGGATGTGACACTCAATTACACCTATTTGGTGTGCATATGCGTGGGAGGTATATACCTGATGCCAATGGCATCTACCGCATTAGCATAGGGAGTGATGATGGTTCCTATTTAAAAATTTTTTCTGATAAGGGAAACCCTGATGCAAGTATAGCCCAAGATGTTAATGGCAATGATTTGATTCATGACAACTGGGCAAAAGATGAGGCGGATACTTTGAAATTTGACGGGGTTGATAACTTCATTTATGAAGACAATATCAGAAACTATTATATTGAGATGGAAGACGCTCAGGAATGGTTTATGCAATTAAATTATTATGAAGAAGAAGGTGCCAATAGATTTTCCTTTAATATTGAATTGTATTTTGGCCCGGGTGAAATAAAAATGGGTGCTGATGCCTCAGGTTCTGTTACTTTTTGTGGAATAAACCCGGACCCAACCATTATCAGCTCATTAGGTCCTGCGGTATTTGAAGATGGGGAAGTATCAGAATATTTTTGGCAGTATGCCACTACCAATGATGAATCAACTGTTTGGACCACTATCCCCGGTGCTACCGGAAAAGATTATGATATCCCGGCTTACGAAGATGACAGCTGGACCGGGGCAAGGTATTACAGAAGAGGGGCTACCAATACCATTGTGGATGATGAAGGGGTAAGTACAGATGTAGATGTATTTTCCAATGTGCTGGAAGTAATCATGAATCCAATTCCAGATTTAGACCGTACGGAATTTGGTGATAATGAGTGGATCGGTCATACTTATGACGCTCCTAGAAATTTCGCCACTTCAAACTATTCCGGAAGGGTTTTTGAAGATGCTGTATTCAATCAAAGCTTTCCTAGCGGAGTAGGTTGTACCAATCAAACTTCCAACTTTACTGTTCAATACAGAATGCGTTTGGATGTCGCTCCCGGTACCTACGACTTTTCTGTCAATGGTGATGATGGTTACAGGCTAATAATAGATGGCACAACCGTGATTGACGAATGGGCTAAAGTAGGAGGTAAAAAAGGTACAGCCGACACCTATCAATTGGAAGTTTTAGAAGTAGGGGTTATCGAATTGATCCTTGATTACTATGAAATAGGTGGTGATCAATCCATTACCTTCGACTATGTAGAAACTTTATTAGTTCTGCCACTTGAGTGGGGAGATTTTTTTGGACAATCCTGTGGTGAGAATAATTGCCTAAACTGGAGCACCCTACAAGAAAAAAACACAAGTCATTTCATTATGGAAAAATCCCATAATGGTTTTTCTTGGGAAGTATTTGGAGAAACTCTTGAAGCGCAAGGCAATAGTAACCAAGAGGTCTTTTATGATTATGCTGATCATTCAGTTGCAAACGATGTTACTTTTTATAGAATCAAGCAGGTGGATTTAGATGATACTTTCAGTTATTCAGACGTGATCAGGGTAGAAAATAATTCAAATAGAAATAAGCTTATGCCTTTTCCTAACCCTACTACTGATCTACTTTTCGTAGATTCTCAAGAGGGTATATTAAGTGTGGAGCTAACCAGCCAAGATCAGAGAGTAAGAGCGCAACCACTCCTTGAAAAAATTAGTGACAACAGGTACCAAATTGATATGCGACAATTCCCAAGCAACCATTATTTGGTAACCATCCATACAGAGAAGTCAAGAAAAACTTACAAAATCATGAAACGATAA